The Afipia massiliensis genome has a segment encoding these proteins:
- the asnB gene encoding asparagine synthase (glutamine-hydrolyzing) yields the protein MCGIAGLFRPCGSNSRDLANCIGLMTATLFKRGPDADGIWTDNDRGIALGHRRLSILDLSDAGAQPMRSECGRFTLTFNGEIYNHLAIRSELELANAAPIWRGHSDTETLLYAVRYWGVQETLQRLNGMFAFAVWDSRESVLTLCRDRFGEKPLFYGWIGDDLAFASELKAFYAHPKWRGSINRDALTAFMRYSYVPAPWSIWEGVRKLTPGSFVVFSVTTKTGDLPKPEKYWSMRQEVISGQSSRLLDPIMATDELERLLSQAVARQSLSDVPLGAFLSGGIDSSTIVALMQNQSTRRIKTFSIGFADAAFNEADHARGVARHLATDHTEMIVSPSDARNVIPDLAQIYDEPFADSSQIPTHLVAMLARRGVTVALSGDGGDELFGGYNRHVWGARLHRRFDAMPLPGRRLLAEFLRLIAPEPANTLGHLAGKFVPQRFRVLRAGDQIEKISRILGARNFDEMYRLLSSIDNEPEQTVLQGEESSSWFAEQMASIDSPIDSLDRMTLSDSLSYLPDDILQKVDRAAMSVSLETRVPFLDKDVAEFSCRVSPDMKVRSGQGKWLVRQVLDRHVPRHLIDRPKTGFGIPRDDWIRGPLKDWASDLLAPERLGRQGWFSTKRIDHIWAEHQSGTRNHGSFLWNVLMAQAWHDKWCTG from the coding sequence ATGTGTGGTATCGCGGGTTTATTCCGGCCGTGCGGAAGCAATTCTCGCGACCTCGCGAACTGCATCGGTCTCATGACAGCGACGCTATTCAAGCGTGGGCCGGACGCGGACGGAATATGGACCGATAATGACAGGGGCATTGCGCTCGGTCATCGTCGCCTCTCCATTCTGGATCTGTCTGACGCAGGTGCACAACCTATGCGCAGTGAGTGTGGACGTTTTACGCTGACTTTCAATGGCGAAATCTACAATCATCTTGCCATCCGATCAGAGCTTGAGCTGGCCAATGCAGCTCCGATCTGGCGAGGGCACTCCGATACAGAAACGCTGCTTTACGCCGTTCGCTATTGGGGTGTGCAAGAAACTCTGCAACGGCTCAACGGCATGTTTGCGTTTGCAGTCTGGGATTCTCGCGAGAGCGTACTAACGCTATGCCGTGACAGGTTTGGTGAGAAGCCGCTGTTTTATGGCTGGATTGGAGATGATCTGGCGTTTGCATCGGAGTTGAAGGCGTTTTATGCGCACCCGAAATGGCGAGGATCGATCAATCGCGATGCGCTGACGGCTTTTATGCGCTATTCGTACGTGCCAGCGCCGTGGTCAATTTGGGAGGGTGTCAGAAAGCTTACGCCAGGTTCTTTCGTTGTGTTTTCGGTAACGACAAAGACGGGTGATTTGCCAAAGCCAGAAAAGTATTGGTCGATGCGCCAGGAAGTAATCTCTGGGCAGAGTAGTCGCTTACTCGACCCAATCATGGCTACTGACGAGCTGGAGCGGTTGTTGTCCCAAGCTGTGGCGCGTCAATCGTTATCCGATGTGCCGCTGGGTGCATTTTTATCGGGTGGCATCGATTCATCCACCATCGTTGCATTGATGCAAAACCAATCGACACGGCGCATCAAGACATTCTCGATAGGATTTGCTGACGCGGCCTTCAACGAAGCAGATCATGCCCGCGGAGTTGCGCGCCATCTTGCAACTGATCATACCGAGATGATTGTTTCGCCGTCTGATGCTCGAAATGTGATTCCCGATCTCGCGCAAATTTATGATGAGCCGTTTGCAGACTCATCTCAGATCCCGACCCATCTGGTTGCAATGCTGGCGCGGCGCGGCGTGACGGTTGCTCTTTCGGGCGATGGTGGCGATGAGCTTTTTGGTGGCTACAATCGCCATGTTTGGGGTGCGCGATTGCATCGGCGTTTTGATGCGATGCCTTTGCCGGGCAGAAGATTGCTTGCGGAGTTCTTGCGGCTGATTGCTCCAGAGCCTGCGAATACGTTGGGACATCTTGCAGGAAAGTTCGTGCCACAACGTTTTAGGGTTCTGCGCGCAGGTGATCAGATCGAGAAAATCAGCCGTATTCTTGGCGCCCGCAATTTCGACGAGATGTATCGGCTATTGAGCTCAATCGATAACGAGCCAGAGCAGACCGTTTTGCAAGGCGAGGAGTCGTCAAGTTGGTTTGCCGAGCAGATGGCTAGCATTGATAGTCCGATTGATTCGCTTGATCGGATGACCCTGTCGGACTCACTCAGCTATTTGCCCGACGACATTCTGCAGAAAGTTGACCGTGCTGCGATGTCAGTCAGTCTTGAGACGCGAGTTCCATTCCTCGATAAGGATGTTGCGGAATTTAGTTGCAGAGTTTCTCCTGATATGAAGGTTAGAAGCGGGCAGGGTAAGTGGTTGGTGCGACAGGTTCTTGATCGTCATGTCCCACGGCACCTCATTGACCGTCCCAAGACAGGATTTGGTATCCCCCGCGACGACTGGATTCGCGGGCCCCTGAAGGATTGGGCCTCAGATCTTCTGGCGCCTGAACGGCTTGGCCGTCAAGGTTGGTTCAGCACAAAGCGCATCGACCACATATGGGCGGAGCATCAAAGCGGTACACGCAATCACGGCTCATTTCTGTGGAATGTGCTGATGGCTCAGGCTTGGCATGATAAATGGTGCACCGGCTAA